The following proteins are encoded in a genomic region of Chryseobacterium cucumeris:
- a CDS encoding alpha/beta fold hydrolase: MSTLTLKDGTEIYYKDWGKGQPVFFHHGWPLSSDDWDAQMFFFLEQGYRVIAHDRRGHGRSEQTPYGHDMDTYASDVAEIVEALDLKDVIHVGHSTGGGEVIRYVAKHGNGRVAKAVLVSAVTPIMVQNENNPNGVPISVFDDIRNNTAKHRQQFFIDITFPFYGYNREGAKVSEGIQRNWWRQGMSGSIKAHYDCVKAFSETDFTEDLKSVEVPVLVMHGEDDQIVPFETTGKVAATLLKNGKLISYPGFPHGMPTTEAETINRDLLEFFKS; this comes from the coding sequence ATGAGCACACTTACATTAAAGGACGGAACAGAAATTTATTACAAAGATTGGGGGAAAGGACAACCGGTTTTCTTTCACCACGGATGGCCATTATCGAGTGATGACTGGGATGCCCAAATGTTCTTCTTTCTGGAACAGGGTTATAGAGTAATTGCTCATGACAGAAGAGGCCACGGAAGATCCGAACAGACTCCTTACGGACATGATATGGATACTTATGCTTCTGATGTGGCAGAAATTGTTGAAGCGCTGGACTTAAAAGATGTGATTCATGTAGGACATTCTACAGGAGGCGGTGAAGTGATCCGCTATGTAGCAAAGCATGGTAACGGAAGAGTGGCAAAAGCTGTTCTGGTAAGTGCAGTAACTCCTATTATGGTTCAGAATGAGAATAACCCGAATGGAGTTCCTATTTCCGTTTTTGATGATATCCGAAACAATACGGCAAAACACAGACAGCAGTTTTTCATTGATATTACCTTCCCTTTTTATGGATACAACAGAGAAGGAGCCAAAGTTTCTGAAGGTATTCAGAGAAACTGGTGGAGACAGGGAATGAGCGGTTCTATCAAAGCACATTATGATTGTGTGAAAGCATTCTCTGAGACAGATTTCACCGAGGATCTTAAAAGCGTAGAAGTTCCGGTATTGGTAATGCATGGCGAAGATGATCAGATTGTACCTTTTGAAACCACAGGCAAGGTAGCTGCTACCCTTCTTAAAAACGGAAAACTGATTTCCTATCCTGGTTTTCCACACGGAATGCCAACTACAGAGGCTGAAACCATCAACAGAGATCTTCTGGAGTTTTTTAAATCATAA
- a CDS encoding tetratricopeptide repeat protein — protein MAHRIYLYNYDQKTNQTFDTYLGEWNYEIPLLLYPLLAEDIKVEGVEFFSDKNQGIVQLRYFFNLLADTYQLHYKKAYYEPVNKMFEFLEALPYDTFVLNATDVFNMNEEEHTVQAKEWLVEIQQKSKLYKKAVKARNLSLLDSLFSQTGYSSFLEILQTDWINYGLGYFEELAYKKAASSVFEENGKFGLKDAKGAVLAPAVYDDIFEADDYYNISVIQKGALFGYLQSDGKEWISPVYEDAFDVFDFGQEPLGEVKVNGKSGILKIYSNTWMIPAEYDAIERTAYGFFLVEKDGKFGVYNDENTLIIPIESENPYEYDYFPELFFTRQKGTGQRKYYTKEGNYLGDFLEGSISKASTCFWIKPNKFDKKGRLIDEKGHLIIDEADQMILIDNYETLAVRKDKSWKIYHALKHQFLLENESVSKIKAQYNAGYKNNVFILETNIGSGLFDAGNGNWLITPQPEIKQIHYLENGFLSVQKNEGYQLFDFENGLSAQLYDYISNPLNYRTEEGLLFLYQGENMLSMHEDKSIHRVEASEYGAVYLDRYSFRGKDLEYFTSFYNRWKSQTGKNAEQFMEVGTIKKMAFDEKENQNYHEALRLFELSAQKGDMDSLVEIGLLLTDPEIESLFDLQRGITYYEKAAQRNHPIAWNNIGALYHNGIGYSFNIKKAIEAYEKSAELGDEMALVNLGDLYYFGQHVKQDYSKALDFYQKAEKKYTYNYDKISEIYYQLRDYKNLLVYLKKDYDQSYSGIYYGIIYEHGMGVKTDLKKAIKYYEQANTYSAYEYATQRLMYYYGEDPVFKNEKKYLKWSAFAEKHGFETD, from the coding sequence ATGGCACACCGGATTTATTTATACAATTACGATCAAAAAACAAATCAGACATTCGATACCTATCTGGGCGAGTGGAATTATGAAATTCCATTATTGCTGTATCCTCTGCTGGCAGAAGATATCAAAGTGGAAGGTGTTGAATTTTTCTCCGATAAAAACCAGGGAATTGTTCAGCTGCGTTACTTTTTCAATCTGCTGGCAGATACTTATCAGCTGCATTACAAGAAGGCTTATTATGAACCCGTTAATAAAATGTTCGAGTTTCTGGAAGCTTTACCTTATGACACTTTTGTATTGAATGCAACAGATGTTTTCAATATGAACGAAGAAGAACATACGGTACAGGCAAAGGAATGGCTGGTAGAAATTCAGCAGAAAAGCAAGCTGTATAAAAAGGCTGTTAAAGCCCGCAATCTTTCGCTGCTGGATTCCTTGTTCTCACAGACAGGATATTCCTCATTTCTTGAAATTTTACAAACCGACTGGATTAATTACGGATTAGGATATTTTGAAGAGCTTGCCTATAAAAAAGCGGCATCTTCTGTATTTGAAGAGAACGGGAAATTCGGCCTTAAAGATGCAAAAGGTGCTGTTTTAGCTCCTGCGGTTTATGACGATATTTTTGAAGCAGATGATTACTACAATATATCGGTAATTCAAAAAGGGGCTTTGTTCGGTTACCTGCAAAGTGACGGAAAAGAATGGATTTCTCCGGTGTATGAAGATGCTTTTGACGTATTCGATTTTGGGCAGGAACCTTTAGGTGAAGTAAAAGTGAATGGCAAATCAGGGATTTTAAAAATCTATTCAAACACCTGGATGATTCCTGCGGAATACGATGCCATTGAAAGGACAGCCTATGGATTTTTTTTGGTAGAAAAAGATGGAAAATTCGGAGTTTACAACGATGAAAACACACTGATTATCCCTATTGAAAGCGAAAATCCATATGAATATGATTATTTCCCTGAATTATTTTTCACCAGACAAAAAGGTACCGGCCAACGAAAGTATTATACGAAAGAAGGAAACTATCTCGGAGACTTTTTAGAAGGCAGCATCTCAAAAGCAAGTACTTGTTTCTGGATCAAACCGAACAAATTTGACAAGAAGGGTAGATTGATTGACGAGAAAGGGCACCTCATTATAGACGAAGCAGATCAGATGATCTTAATTGATAATTATGAAACTCTTGCTGTTCGTAAAGACAAAAGCTGGAAGATCTATCATGCTTTAAAACACCAGTTTCTGCTGGAAAATGAATCTGTTAGTAAAATAAAAGCACAGTACAATGCCGGATATAAAAATAATGTCTTTATCCTGGAAACCAACATAGGATCAGGACTTTTTGATGCAGGTAATGGAAATTGGTTAATCACTCCCCAACCGGAAATTAAGCAGATTCACTATCTGGAAAATGGATTTTTATCGGTTCAAAAAAATGAAGGGTATCAATTGTTCGATTTTGAGAATGGTCTGTCAGCCCAATTGTATGATTATATTTCCAATCCTTTGAATTACAGAACAGAAGAAGGTTTGTTGTTTCTGTATCAGGGTGAAAATATGTTGAGCATGCATGAAGACAAAAGCATTCACCGGGTAGAGGCTTCCGAATATGGTGCCGTTTATCTGGACCGGTATTCATTCCGGGGAAAAGATCTGGAATACTTTACTTCCTTTTATAACCGTTGGAAAAGCCAGACGGGTAAGAACGCCGAACAATTCATGGAGGTTGGAACGATTAAAAAAATGGCTTTTGACGAAAAGGAAAACCAGAATTACCACGAAGCACTTCGTCTTTTTGAGTTATCTGCTCAAAAGGGTGACATGGATAGTTTGGTAGAAATAGGGCTACTGCTTACGGATCCTGAAATAGAATCATTATTTGATCTGCAAAGAGGCATTACATATTACGAAAAAGCAGCACAACGAAACCATCCTATAGCCTGGAATAATATCGGGGCTTTATACCACAACGGAATAGGGTATTCTTTTAATATCAAAAAAGCAATTGAGGCCTATGAAAAGAGTGCCGAGCTTGGTGACGAAATGGCACTTGTCAACCTGGGTGATCTGTATTATTTTGGACAACACGTGAAGCAGGATTACAGTAAAGCTTTGGATTTTTATCAGAAAGCTGAGAAAAAATATACCTACAATTACGATAAAATCTCAGAAATCTATTACCAGTTAAGAGACTATAAAAACCTCTTGGTATACTTGAAGAAAGACTATGATCAATCTTATTCCGGGATTTATTACGGCATTATCTACGAACACGGTATGGGAGTAAAAACGGATCTGAAGAAAGCCATTAAGTATTATGAACAGGCCAATACTTACAGTGCCTACGAATATGCAACTCAACGTTTGATGTATTATTATGGTGAAGATCCAGTCTTTAAAAATGAAAAGAAATACCTGAAGTGGAGTGCTTTTGCTGAAAAGCATGGTTTCGAAACAGATTAA
- a CDS encoding response regulator transcription factor, which yields MIKVAITDDHPLLLEGLKNILGNSETIDVVDCFKSVSEMNAGLAKQAVDILLLDINLEDTNSIELIKPLKKKYSSLQIIILSVHNELPVINSTLAEGALGYIQKNASVSEIIEGINAVYSGNRFLCSQTKAVLEKKSTDGLSQVPKLTRREKEILGEAAKGLTTNQMAEKLFISPHTVESHRKNLIEKFQTSNLSSAIKLAIEYGLIIE from the coding sequence ATGATAAAAGTAGCCATAACCGACGATCATCCGCTTCTATTGGAAGGACTGAAAAATATTTTAGGCAACAGCGAAACAATAGATGTCGTAGATTGTTTCAAAAGTGTCTCCGAAATGAATGCAGGCCTTGCAAAACAGGCGGTTGACATTCTGCTGCTCGACATTAATCTGGAAGATACCAACAGCATTGAACTCATCAAACCTTTAAAGAAAAAGTACAGCAGCCTTCAGATTATTATCCTTAGTGTTCATAACGAACTGCCCGTCATCAACAGTACTCTTGCTGAAGGGGCTTTGGGATATATTCAAAAAAATGCTTCAGTTTCCGAAATTATCGAAGGAATTAATGCTGTATATAGCGGTAACAGGTTTTTATGCTCTCAAACCAAAGCTGTTCTGGAGAAAAAATCAACAGACGGATTAAGTCAGGTTCCGAAACTGACACGAAGAGAAAAAGAAATTCTGGGTGAAGCAGCAAAAGGGCTTACTACCAATCAAATGGCGGAAAAGCTTTTTATAAGTCCGCACACGGTAGAAAGCCACCGCAAAAATCTTATCGAAAAATTTCAGACCTCCAACCTGAGTTCAGCTATAAAATTAGCTATAGAATACGGCTTGATTATCGAATAA
- a CDS encoding resolvase, whose amino-acid sequence MKVINQFFISSLVILAGCNQKDKTSGTHHVKTEVKQKTVTFADFKKIQGVDNVQEVPFQLFTKLDSVQFFTAPSTDAPHLKLPYNKLDNYYGFEEFEDFYSIHYSINNNISNSIEAFVLKSEFTPAYELTLKGVDLYEIRSSTFRESSDSKNKSFKKFGTIVEISEQEFKASSKKQIGEKLVKNPNIQLQADNWVYKENGREDVITQHESVSTETGPLANEYVGRSPYLNLEVFKENSDEVADSYYSFYSLKNAVMFELSTEGYPQILPSKGWVTFVSSNHDVGSNFVISKYFPQTKKQDNLLYVNFTNFKIADDKKAFWTDNDTFFAEVYPLNSDSGNGKKQKTAYIKVQLKADLF is encoded by the coding sequence ATGAAAGTCATCAATCAATTCTTTATATCATCCCTGGTAATTCTTGCAGGATGTAACCAGAAGGATAAAACATCAGGGACACATCATGTAAAAACTGAAGTAAAGCAGAAAACGGTAACATTTGCCGATTTCAAAAAAATACAAGGAGTGGACAATGTTCAGGAGGTACCGTTTCAATTATTTACTAAACTGGATTCTGTACAGTTTTTTACCGCTCCGAGTACAGATGCTCCCCATTTGAAACTACCTTACAATAAACTCGATAATTATTATGGATTTGAAGAGTTTGAGGACTTCTATTCTATCCACTACAGCATTAATAATAACATTTCGAACAGTATTGAAGCGTTTGTCCTGAAGTCGGAATTCACACCGGCATACGAACTTACGTTAAAAGGGGTTGACCTTTATGAGATCAGAAGCAGCACCTTTAGAGAATCTAGTGATTCTAAGAATAAATCATTTAAGAAATTCGGAACCATCGTGGAGATTTCAGAACAGGAATTTAAAGCCAGTTCAAAAAAACAAATTGGTGAAAAGCTGGTAAAAAATCCCAATATACAACTGCAGGCAGATAACTGGGTATACAAAGAAAACGGCAGAGAAGACGTAATTACGCAACATGAAAGTGTCTCTACCGAGACCGGACCGCTTGCCAATGAATATGTAGGAAGGTCGCCTTATTTAAACCTGGAAGTATTCAAAGAAAATTCTGATGAAGTTGCAGATTCCTACTATTCTTTTTACAGTTTAAAAAATGCAGTTATGTTTGAACTGAGTACCGAAGGTTATCCGCAAATTCTTCCTTCCAAAGGCTGGGTTACCTTCGTCTCTTCCAATCATGATGTGGGGAGTAATTTTGTTATTTCTAAATACTTTCCTCAAACTAAGAAACAGGACAACCTTTTATATGTGAATTTCACCAACTTTAAAATAGCAGATGATAAAAAGGCTTTCTGGACCGATAATGACACCTTCTTCGCAGAAGTCTACCCTCTTAATTCAGACTCTGGAAATGGTAAAAAACAGAAAACGGCTTATATAAAAGTCCAGTTAAAGGCTGATCTGTTTTAG
- a CDS encoding histidine kinase, whose product MHRLLFIFTLLICPFFAQAQDVLSKLEREYSHASNNTAEQLNLAPRYATALFFHNLKPKSYQILDTNISLAAKQADGKYATILYAVQAMNYRLDNKTAESSKSLDMAKAYSLKTNSNEAKGYVQYAKGWILVRNNKTTNAVAAYLKAIEYYENSPTTSTLYGRLGNAAKELSAIYSDLNEYQLEEKYSKQFLLLASKQNDPNLIFDAYMRMGYVYEQKYTQDPSNTVFRDKTEQYYLQAIATFNKNKDAMLSRNSLSYAAINLANLYTGFDSDKAMQYAQLANKVSLEIGDAIHIASSFGILAELALQDKNYDLAKSYFLKASMEIGKSPVRNHMIELSILESLSRISEEQGNYKEALTYYKSYVDQYKSIYDQEKLDITKRLESQFDKERQEQKYIKLQLESDKKAQEIKLINILRAQREQVYNNLKLVEENQRERLKFSELESEKKEQQLRLAKLETQQKNNDINTFKKLLAFKEKINTYYIFFIIFFIILILLLLYAYKQRARSIKRRDELHALAMEQEKQNSKISTLTALLEGQEQERGRLARDLHDGLGGLLSGTKHQLSYLNPHQSENIEEGISKSIEQIDGAVEELRRVAHNLMPDLLTKYGLEVAIQEFASRISNHALEIHTEFINYSNSISKEKQLVIYRIIQELVNNAIKHADTSEIIIQVSEEENLINLTVEDNGKGFDHTNLDVRKTAGFHNIELRVQFLKGTMNITSELNIGTSIELQIPIH is encoded by the coding sequence ATGCACAGGTTATTATTTATATTTACTTTACTTATTTGTCCGTTTTTTGCTCAGGCACAGGATGTTTTAAGCAAATTAGAAAGAGAATACAGCCATGCCTCAAACAATACGGCAGAACAGCTCAACCTGGCTCCCAGGTACGCTACAGCATTATTCTTTCATAATCTTAAGCCCAAATCTTACCAGATTTTAGATACTAATATTTCCCTTGCTGCAAAACAGGCGGATGGAAAGTATGCCACAATTTTATATGCGGTACAGGCCATGAATTACCGGCTGGATAATAAAACCGCGGAGTCTTCAAAAAGCCTCGATATGGCAAAGGCCTACAGCTTAAAAACGAATAGTAATGAAGCAAAGGGTTATGTACAATATGCAAAAGGCTGGATTCTGGTACGCAATAATAAAACGACCAATGCTGTCGCTGCTTACCTGAAAGCGATCGAATATTATGAAAACTCACCAACCACTTCCACACTATATGGAAGATTGGGTAATGCAGCCAAGGAATTATCTGCCATTTATTCTGACCTGAATGAATATCAGCTGGAAGAAAAATACAGCAAACAATTTCTATTGTTAGCTTCCAAGCAAAATGACCCCAATCTTATCTTTGATGCTTACATGCGGATGGGCTACGTATATGAACAAAAATATACACAAGATCCATCCAATACAGTGTTTCGGGATAAAACAGAACAGTATTATTTACAGGCTATTGCTACTTTTAATAAAAATAAAGATGCGATGCTTAGCAGAAACAGCCTTTCATATGCCGCCATCAATTTAGCTAATTTATATACTGGGTTTGACAGTGATAAAGCTATGCAATATGCACAGTTAGCCAATAAAGTGAGCCTGGAGATTGGTGATGCTATTCACATTGCTTCTTCCTTTGGAATTCTGGCAGAATTGGCATTGCAGGATAAAAATTATGATTTAGCCAAATCTTATTTTCTGAAAGCCTCCATGGAAATTGGGAAAAGCCCGGTAAGAAATCATATGATAGAATTGTCTATCCTTGAATCTCTATCCAGAATTAGTGAAGAGCAGGGCAATTATAAAGAAGCACTGACTTATTATAAAAGCTATGTTGATCAATACAAGAGCATTTACGATCAGGAAAAACTGGATATCACCAAAAGATTAGAATCCCAGTTTGATAAAGAACGGCAGGAGCAGAAATACATCAAGCTACAGCTCGAAAGCGACAAGAAAGCTCAGGAAATTAAGCTTATTAATATTTTGCGTGCACAGCGTGAACAGGTTTATAACAACTTAAAACTGGTGGAAGAAAACCAGCGTGAAAGACTGAAATTCTCAGAACTTGAATCCGAGAAAAAAGAACAGCAGCTTCGTTTGGCAAAACTGGAAACCCAACAGAAGAATAACGATATTAATACCTTTAAAAAACTCCTGGCGTTCAAGGAAAAGATCAATACGTACTACATTTTTTTTATTATCTTTTTCATTATTTTGATCCTCTTGTTGCTGTATGCCTATAAACAGCGTGCCAGGTCTATTAAACGAAGAGACGAACTGCATGCTTTAGCCATGGAACAGGAAAAACAAAACTCGAAAATATCTACCCTTACTGCATTGCTTGAAGGGCAGGAGCAGGAGCGTGGCCGTCTGGCCCGTGATCTCCATGACGGACTGGGAGGTTTGCTGTCTGGAACTAAGCATCAACTTTCTTATTTAAATCCTCATCAATCCGAAAATATTGAAGAAGGAATTTCAAAATCAATTGAACAGATCGATGGTGCTGTAGAAGAACTGAGAAGGGTGGCACATAATCTAATGCCTGATTTATTAACAAAATACGGTCTGGAAGTGGCTATTCAGGAGTTTGCTTCACGAATTTCCAATCATGCTCTGGAAATCCATACAGAGTTTATCAATTACAGCAATTCCATATCGAAGGAAAAGCAGCTGGTTATTTACAGAATCATCCAGGAACTGGTCAATAATGCTATAAAACATGCCGATACCTCTGAAATTATCATTCAGGTAAGCGAAGAAGAAAACCTAATAAATCTTACAGTAGAAGATAACGGTAAAGGTTTCGATCATACCAATTTAGACGTTAGAAAAACGGCAGGTTTTCACAATATAGAATTGAGAGTCCAGTTTTTAAAAGGAACCATGAATATCACCTCCGAATTAAATATTGGCACCAGTATAGAACTTCAAATCCCTATTCATTAA